A stretch of DNA from Nitrospira sp. KM1:
GCGAGCTGGCCTGAACCGCATCCCACGTCCAGCAGCCGGCATCCCGATGGAGCGTTCAGGCGATCATAGAACTCCCGGGCTCCGCCTTCCATATAGCGCGAAAAGCGGTCATAGTCCCCTGCCATCCATGTCTGTTGTAGACGGCTCTTAAGCTTGTCCAGTTCGGGAACAACGAGATCGGTGATCATCCTCTCCTCCTTGGTTGGTGTGAGCAGCCCGTCCGAATCCTGCCGCCATCCGGCATACCCGCACTCTACACGCCTTAAAGGACCATGCCTTTATCCGAGCGTCTGGTTCTCTTGACCAGGGCGTGGTAGGCTGCACCTCGTTTGCCCAAAAGTCCGGATAACTTTGCCGCCATTCCGGCCCCGGTGAACAACATGGATGTCTTGTCCGAAGTGTTGAAAGCCGTAAAACTCGACGGCGCGATGTTTTACAACGCCGAGTTCTCCGCGCCCTGGTGTTTTCGATCTCCGGCCTCGCGAATCGTCGCTCCCTATTTTGCATCAGGCTCTGCACACATCATCATCTATCACCTGTTGACGGAAGGCTCAGGCTACGCCCATATCGAGGGCGACGAGCGGAAGGTTCGGCTCGATGCAGGGGACCTCGTCATCTTTCCTCACGGGGATCCGCATGTGATGGGAAACGGCCCATCCGTTCAGGCGGTCGACAGCGAACAGGAGCTGCAGCGGATCCTGTCACAGGGGTTGAACGTGTCTCGCATGGGCGGCGGCGGAGCGCTCACGAAATTCATCTGCGGATACATGGCGTGCGAACCTGAACTCAGCAGCATTTTCCTCGGCGGGCTGCCTCCGGTGTTTAAGATTCCCATCCGGAACGATCCTTCGGGTCTCTGGCTGGAACAGTCGCTCCGGTATTCCGTGGACCATGCAGGCGCCTCGGCGCCTGGCGGTGCGGCCATGCTCGCCAAACTATCCGAGCTGTTATTCATCGAAACGCTCCGGCGATATATTTCATCGCTCCCGCCGGAACAATCGGGGTGGCTTGCAGGCGTGCGGGATCCGGAAGTAGGTAAAGCATTGGCCCTGCTGCATCGTCATCCGGCTCGTCCCTGGACGATCGCCTCCCTTGGAACTGAGGTCGGCATGTCACGCTCAGTCCTTGCCGAACGGTTCCGCCGGTACCTCTCTGAAACTCCGATGGCCTACCTCACCCGTTGGCGCCTTCAACTGGGCGCACAGATGCTCGGATCCACCAGCCGGAGCGTGATGCAGATCGCGGCCGAAGTCGGCTACGAATCCGAAGCATCTTTCAATCGGGCCTTCAAACGGGAGTTCGGCCTTCCGCCGGCGAAATTCCGTACCAAAGCCAGAACGACCATGAAAATCGGGGCCCATGCAGCGAAGGGCGCCTTCGTCCAACCCGGACATGACGACTTGTCGAATCAGCGGCCTGTACAATCTCTCCCTGCTTGACGAGATCGCTTGGATCATAAGCATGATCATCCGCCGGATGGCTTTTTTTTGCGAAATCAGTATTTCGCCGACGTGTCGATGCGCCGAATCCATCGGATGCCGCGACGTCCCGAAGACCGCCTGTGAATCGAGCGCCTATCGCACAACGTGCCAAACGCGAGCGGAAGCAGCCGGCCGATCGATCATGAAGAGGGAGAACAGAAATGTCCACTAGGGAAAAGGCCAACCAGATCATCGACCTGCTCGGACTTGCGCCTCATCCGACCTGTGGATTTGTCGCCGAAACCTATCGAAGCAGCCGGCGAATTCCTTCTGCCGTCCTGCCGCCGGAATATGAGGGCGATCGTCCGCTCGCCTCGGTGCTCTACTTCATGGTCACGACCCAGACGCCGATCCGCCTGCACCGCATTCG
This window harbors:
- a CDS encoding AraC family transcriptional regulator, whose product is MDVLSEVLKAVKLDGAMFYNAEFSAPWCFRSPASRIVAPYFASGSAHIIIYHLLTEGSGYAHIEGDERKVRLDAGDLVIFPHGDPHVMGNGPSVQAVDSEQELQRILSQGLNVSRMGGGGALTKFICGYMACEPELSSIFLGGLPPVFKIPIRNDPSGLWLEQSLRYSVDHAGASAPGGAAMLAKLSELLFIETLRRYISSLPPEQSGWLAGVRDPEVGKALALLHRHPARPWTIASLGTEVGMSRSVLAERFRRYLSETPMAYLTRWRLQLGAQMLGSTSRSVMQIAAEVGYESEASFNRAFKREFGLPPAKFRTKARTTMKIGAHAAKGAFVQPGHDDLSNQRPVQSLPA